AGtggtcaggctgttagtgcccaGGCTGTAGGGAGCTGTCAAACAAGACTGTGCCGCTGTGTGGACACCCATCGCAGGGGAAACAGACTGCcatactgatactactactactactactactactactactactactactactactactactactactactgctactactactactgctccccTTCACAGGCACCTCGTCTCTGGGTCTCTTGATGGTAAACTGATCATCTGGGACATCTATACAGGCAACAAGACCCAGATTATCCCTCTCATGTCTTCCTGGGTGATGTCTGTGGCTTTCTCGTCTTCAGGAAACTTTGTGGGTgagtctctctgtgtgtgtgtgtgtgtttgtgtgtgtgtgtgtgttttgcgtgtaGTTAggttttatctatctatctgtctgtctgtttatctactgTCTATCTAATAACGttactcagtctctctctctctctctctctctctctctctctctctctctctctctctctctctctctctctctctctctctctctctctctccgtcacctaacctaacctaacataatgccACTAGaacccttaaaaacactaagaacTTCCACTAACACCCTTGAAACACTCCCAGATATCTACAATGacttcttaacctaacctaacccaacctaacctaacctaacctaacctaacctaacctaacctaacctaacttaacctaacctaacctaacctaacctaacctaacctaaccaaaccagacctaacctaacctaacctaacctaacctaacctaaccagacctaacctaacctaacctaacctaacctaacctaacgtaacctaaccagacctaaccaaacctaacctaacctaaccaaacctgacctaacctaaccaaacctaacttaacctaacctaaccagacctaacctaacctaaccaagcctaacctaacctaacctaacctaacctaacctaacctaacctaaccaaacctaacctaaccaaacctaacctaacgtaacctaacctaacctaacctaacctaacctaacccaacctaacctaacctaacctaacccaacctaacctaacctaacctaacccaacctaacctaaccagacctaacctaacctaacctaacctaacctaacgtaacctaacctaatttaacctaacccaacccaacctaacctaaccagacctaacctaacctaacctaaggtaacctaacctaacctaacgtaacctaacctaatttaacctaacctaacctaacctaacctaacccaacctaacctaaccagacctaacctaacctaacctaacctaacctaacctaacgtaacctaacctaacctaaccaaacctaacctaacctaacctaacctaacctaacctaaccagacctaacctaacctaacccaatctaacctaaccaaacctaacctaacccaacctaacctaacctaacctaacccaacctaacctaaccagacctaacctaacctaacctaacctaacccaatctaacctaaccaaacctaacctaacccaacctaacctaacctaacctaacctaacccaacctaacctaaccagacctaacctaacctaacctaacctaacctaaccagacctaacctaacctaacctaacctaacgtaacctaacctaacctaacctaacctaacctaacctaaccagacctaacctaaccaaacctaacctaacctaaccagacctaaccaaacctgacctaacctaaccaaacctaacctaacctaaccaaacctaacctaacctaaccaaacctaacctaacctaacctaacctaacctaaccagacctaacctaacctaacctaacctaacctaacctaacctaacctaaccaaacctaacctaacctaacctaacgtaacctaacctaatttaacctaaccagacctaacctaacctaacgtaacctaacctaacctaacctaacctaacctaacctaacctaacctaacctaacgtaacctaacctaacctaacctaaccaaacctaacctaacctaacctaacgtaacctaacctaacctaacctaacctaacctaacctaacctaacctaacctaacctaacctaacctaacctaacctaacctaacctaacctaacctaacgtaacctaaccagcGCCTCGTCCCCGCAGCCAGTGGTGGGATGGACAACCAGTGTACGATTCATGACATCAACAACCGAGACTCCACGGGCGCCGCTAAAGTTGCCAGGGAATTGGTTGGCTACGAGGGGTTCCTGTCATCAATTCGCTTTTTAGACGACTCCAATATCATCACTGGCTCTGGTGACATGaaggtgtaagtgtgtgtgtgtgtgtgtgtgtgtgtgtgtgtgtgtgtgtgtgagtttggtGTTTCGGCttgttctggtaatgttttttgtatgtgtgagtgtgttttggtgttttttgtgtatctgtgtgtgtgtgtgtgtgtgtgtgtgtgtgtgtgtgtgtgtgtgtgtgtttcgggtGTTTTAGCTTGTTTTGgctgtgttttggagtgtttgagggtgttttggtatgtttttggTGAGGTTTGCTCtcggtgtatgtgtgttttgtgtgtgtgttatgagagggagagagagagagagagagtgtatgttcaatatatctctttcttccctccccttacgcacacacacacaccaaacaccccacaaacacccccaaaacaccccacaaacTACCCAACAACTTCAATTCACACCCTAACCACATCGAACCACCCCCAAACAGCATCCACTGGGACTTCAACACAGGGAAGAAAGTGACGGAGTTCTTCGGCCACTCAGGAGACGTGGCCACGATGAGCTTGGCGCCGGACAACAATACCTTCGTGACAGGCTCTGTGGACCGCACCATGAAACTGTGGGACGTCAGGGAGCCAGACACGTGCAAGCAGACCTTCTGGGGACACACTAGTGATGTGAATTCTGTTTATGTAAGTGTCTTggggtgttttcagtgtgttttggtgtgtttttggtgtgttttggggtgttttggtgtgtttttggggtgttttttggtgtgttttggtgtgttttggggtgtgttttggggtgttttgggtgttttgggtgtgttttggtgtgttttggggtgttttggtgtgttttgggtgtgttttggtgtgttttggggtgtttttggtgtgttttggggtgtttttggtgtgtttttggtgttttttgggtgttttgggatgttttggtatgttttggggtgttttggtgtgttttggggtgttttggtgtgttttggtgtgttttggggtgttttgaggtgttttggtgtgttttggggtgttttgggtgtgttttggtgtgtttttggtgtgttttggggtgttttggtgtattttgggtgtgttttggtgtgtttttggtgtgttttggtgtgtttttggtgtgttttggggtgttttggggtgttttgggtgtgttttggtgtgttttttggttgtttgggtgtgttttggtgtgttttgggtgtttttggtgtgttttgggttgttttggggtgttttggtgtgtttttgtttgtttttgtgtatttttgttgttttttgttgttttggtgtgtttttggtgtgttttggggtgtttttggggtgttttttttgggtgttttggtgtgtttgtggtgtgttttggggtgtttgtgggGTGTTtcggtgtgttttggtgtgttttggtgtgttttgatatgttttgatatgttttggtgtgtttttggggtgtttttggggtgttttcggtgtgttttggggtgttttggtgtgtttttgggtgttgtaGGGGTTCGCATCCTGTCTGCGTGAGTGTTGTGGGGGTGTTGGGGTGTTTTAGAGTGTCTGTAAGTGCTTGGGGCCGTGGATTCTGCTTACCtgactctggtaggtacagggcaCGAGAGAGacttaggagttatagttagctctgaactccgtctagggaaacattgcatagaagccagaaacagggcaaatagggtactaggattcatttttaggagtgttaaaagtagaaggccggaagtaatattaaagttatacttggcgctggtcagacctcatctagactacgcggtgcagttctggtccccacattacaggaaagatataggtctattagaatcagtacagaggagaatgactaaaaggatacaggggatgaggagtattccttacgaggcgaggttgaagctgttaaatttacattctttagagagacgtaggttaagaggggacctgatagaagtctttaagtggtataagggttataacaagggggatgtaagcaaaattcttaggatcagcaaccaaggtagaacaagaaataacgggttcaagcttgaaaaatttaggtttaggaaggagataggaaaaaactggttctcaaatagagtggtagatgagtggaacggactcagtagtcatgttgttagtgccaggacactagagagctttaagagaagattagacaggtttatggatggggataacagatggaaataggtaggtgtgtttcatacagggactgccacgtgtaagcctggtcgcttcttgcagcttcccttatttcttatgttcttatgttcattaCTCGTCCAAAGTGGGTGATAAGtttagaaaatgaagaaataatgaaacttGAAATTCATAAATGGAtacaaaaaatttttatattttgggctgttttttttttttttcttttactgtttttctgtgtttttgagtgtctGAGATGATGTTGAAGTGTTTTGCGGTGTTTTGGAGGTTTGGGGCTCCTGGGGGTGTTTGTGGGGGATTTGGAGTGTTtgggctgtagtagtagtagtagtagtagtagtagtagtagtagtagtagtagtagtagcagtagtagacaTGATAACTAATTATTTAAGCATATATTCTAAcctaatttttctctttcttcatccttttccaacacacacacacacacacacacacacacacacacacacacacacacacacacacacacacacacatatccaaaacacactcaaatacctACCTCCCACtcacacaccgacacacacacacacacacacacaaaaaacacacacacacacacacacacacacacacacacacaaacacacacacacacacacacagttccacCCATCAGGTCACGCCATAGCAACAGGTTCAGAGGACAAGACAGCTCGACTTTGGGACATCAGGAGTGACCAACAGATTGCTGAATACAAGCCGCCCACTGCTAACTCCGGGTTCACCTCTTGTGTCCTCAGCGCGTCCGGGAGAATTATATTGTGTGGCTCTGACGACAATACCATTCACTACTGGGACACCATGAAGGGCGCCCATCAAGGTATTcacgtgctggtggtggtgctggtgctggtggtggtggtagtggggtgTGAGGTGGTTAAGTGgggatgtttttgttgttgtttttgttgttgttgttgttgttgttgttgttgttgttgttgttgttgttgttgttgttgttgttgttgttgttgttgttgttgttgttgtctctctctctctctctctctctctctctctatctatctatctatctatctatctgtctgtctatctatctatttatctatctgtctatctatctatctatctatctctcaccttttacgagacagacagacagatagacaactCACTATCATACCTCAGACAAACATATAATTTTTGTCCTCACATTTCCCTCACACGCAAAAAGATAATTgacatattatttttattttttacttttttttacatacattttttcttgttttttttttttcacagcccTTTTCTcgatttcaatttattttttttcctccagggCAACTTCAGGGACACGAAAACCGCATCACGTCCCTTGCTATGTCAGGGAGCGGCATCGCCTTCGCCTCCTGCTCCTGGGATATGAATGTAAGAGTGTGGGGAGCGTAAACGTGACCCTAAAACTCAACCTTAACAACAGAATAGCTAAGGTGAAGAGTTTACTTGAGTTACCCCTTAAAATTCTTTCTTTAcgttcgttttctttgattatGAGTTGTGGTATGTTTTCTTTGActatttgtgtgcgtgtgtattttttttcctgatttttttttttttcgttttgttggtttgtatgactttttgtttttcacacactagaaattattttttttatcttcgttttccttGATTGTATCTCACgttacgttttctttgactattttttttttgtgatttacttgttttatttatttatttattattatgttttttttttttaaagttcgtGCTTTGTTTTCTcaacttcatttctttctttttgtcttcaccCACTAACATTCTTCGTTTATATTTGCTTTCTCTGATGCTGTCTCATGTTACGTTTTCTTTAAATCAGTTCttccgttgtttttttttctttcttttttttctttttttttttttcgtcatttcgtgtttgtgttttcttgattaCATTTAAGATATCCACTAAAATTCTTTAATTgcactcgttttctttcattctgtgtaatgtcacgttttctttgattGTTCTTATGTAACTTTCTCTCGACTTATTCTCTCGTTAGTCAACTTGTTTTTCCGTCTGTTTTTCGTCGTAATTgttgtcacgtgtgtgtgttttttttttttgcttttttttttgtctttcctcgttttctttcctctttgcccttgacttttatttttcttctcggttttttttctttatttgatgaaaaaaaaaatgaagtgagattttaacttccttattcaattttaccattattattattactattattattattattattattattattattattattattattattattattattatgtttcgtttctgcccgtctgtctgtccgtctgtctgtctgtctgtctgtctgtctgtctgtctgtcacctctaataacaataataatagtaatagtaataatgacaataataatgatcccTGTTTTATAAGAAGTATTATTTCTACTATTTATATTAGTAGACGAAGGGGGAGGCATGACAGTTCTGAAATACTATTGTACTATTTGAACTATCTTAAATATAGTGAAGACGTAATAGTAATTGCTAATGGCTTGTACTAATATCccttatgttactactactactactattactactactactactactactactctctctctctctctcactctcttagTTAAAGTTAGGTTTAATTAAGGTGGTTCAGCAAGGCTATGCtaaaattctttcttttctttctttctttctttctttcttttcttcttcttcttcttcttctttatctttttattacttctttctttccttcttttttcccttcttttcttcttcttcttcttcttcttcttcttcttcttcttcttcttcttctccttggtGTGTTTGTCATGAATTACCTACGGATCTTGTGCACTTCAGCAAGCAATAAGTATTTAAGTAATAtaagtgttactactactactactactactactactactactactactactactactactgtcactaatgaggttttaattattattattattattattattattattattgttgttgttgttgttgttgttgttgttgttgttgttgttattattattattattattagtattatttttatttttattattattattattattattattattattattattattattattattttgttgtatgtttgtttatttgtttattgaatgttttgtatctctctctctctctctctctctctctctctctctctctctctctctctctctctctctctctctctctctctctctctctctctaataaattttttcctctccttgttcttttttttaatatttcaatgccattttttgtgtttattttatttttatttttatttattaatttattttcctcaaATGGTAAacacatatatatttctttccattatttttgttactttttttttccctttccataatttcatcaacttttttttttagaaggaaaagaaagaaaagaggtttaatagatagatagatagatagatacatagatagatagatagacagataaatagatagatagacagacagacagacagatagatacatcaatacatagatagatagacagatagatagatagatagattgacagacaaacagagagagagagagagagagagagagagagagagagagagagagagagagagagagagagagagagagagagagagagaaacaggaaatatcaagtcacaaacacacaaacacacaaacaacaacaaaaaaaaaaaaaacgacattttcagaaattCATCTCAAGAACAACaagtttctattttcttttatttattgttttatttttactagtTTGTCCTTAttcttactactgctactactactactactactactactgctactactactactactgatgctgatgttgctacttctactactgctgtcaTAATGAATacaacagtggtagtagtagtagtagtagtagtagtagtagtagtagtagttgttgttgttgttgctgttgttgttgctgttgttgttgttgttgttgttgctgttgttgttgttgttgtagtagtagtagtagtagtagtagtagtagtagtagtagtagtagttgttgttgttgttgttgttgttgttgttgttgttgttgttgttgtcgtcgttgttgtagtagtagtagtagtagtagtagtagtagtggtggtggtggtggtggtggcggtggctcACTGGTTACACACTATCCTACTTAACTAGAGTCCAAGGGTTGGACTCTCACGCTTTGTTCGTGgtgacctagagagagagagagagagagagagagagagagagagagagagagagagagagagagagagaaagagaataaaggaaccCTATgaaccatttctctctctctctctctctctctctctctctctctctctctctctgtaacccttccagacaattaacctcctcctcttctccctctctccttccctccctccctccatctctccctcctttcctccgtccttccctccttccctccctcccatcctatATTTCTCTCCACTGAGgtcaaggttctctctctctctctctctctctctctctctctctctctctctctctctctctctctctctctctctctctctctctctctctcgctctcttctaTTCATTTTAGGATAtaaatacgtagagagagagagagagagagagagagagagtgtgtgtgtgtgtgtgtgtgtgtgtgtgtgtgtgtccgtccttAATACGCACGCGGTACTGCGTTCCTTCTCTTGTGCACatcctgttacacacacacacacacacacacacacacacacacacacacacacacacacacacacacacatataataaaaaaacacacaaacaaaaaattggAAATGTTTTGCTTCTCGAGccaaacctgagagagagagagagagagagagagagagagagagagagagagagagagagagagagagagagagagagagataaaggagggagataaaacaaagggggaggagcagaaatattctctctctctctctctctctctctctctctctctctctctctctctctctctctctctctctctctctctctctctctctcttactgtaaccactagtactattactattactactactacttctactactgctgctactactattactactactactactactactactactactactactactactactactactactactgctactgctactacgtgTTTAGCATACAGGTAACCTtgaaaaataattctctctctctctctctctctctctctctctctctctctctctctcattctggtaTTTTGACATTTACGAGGAAGTGGATgtgtaaaggaggaaggaagaaggaagaagaaggaagaggaggaggaggaggaggaggaagaggaggaggaggaggaggaggaggaggaggagttatcaTATTCAACTTGTCTATTCTCAAATGAAGTTTCGTATTTTCTGTCGATTTCCTTGCTTTAATTTAAGGAAAAAAACTGATGCtaaggtagtaatagtagtaatagttgtagtagtagtagcaacagtagtagtagtagttgttgctgttgttgttgatgatatgGAGTATGCTAAAGAGATAGGAGAGatatgtattttcaccttcattcTCCGTGCAACATTCATCTCCTTTCATTGCTGAATTAATGATTGCAAAGGGTGTGCCTGGCGGGTCGTAGCAAGGACACTGATGTAAGGTTGCAAGATGGCGGACTCAGCTGTAGGTTACTTTGTTTATCCCAAGCCCAGTCTGCTCCTCTGCTCTGTTAAGGCTGTTTGCATGACTGGTACAAATTGCAGCCGTGTAAGTTCTTGGGGAAGCAAGTAAACCACTGGCCAAAGCTGAGGGTTTTTAGCATCATTGTTCTCCTTGATTCGAGATTCACAAAGGCCTTTTCTGCTGAACAAGTCATTTGGTTCCAGGCCCACTGCCATGGATCCCTGAGAACTGTGTCCACATTcctcccagcaacaacacccaTTAAGTCTACTGCACATTCCAACGCAAGTCACATTAATCACTCCACACTTATGAGGACTGAGAGTGTGCCGAACTGATGCATGCaaggcagagacagagagacagagagagagagagagagagagagagagagagagagagagagagagagagagagagagagagacgcgggtGGCATGAGGTGAGATCGGGGACAGCCTGGTTCACTGTGTCTGGGGCAGAAACAAGAATGCGTGCAGTACAAAGCGTAGAGTGGGGACGGCAGAGGTGCGAGAGACAGTGCA
The window above is part of the Scylla paramamosain isolate STU-SP2022 unplaced genomic scaffold, ASM3559412v1 Contig4, whole genome shotgun sequence genome. Proteins encoded here:
- the LOC135096494 gene encoding guanine nucleotide-binding protein subunit beta-2-like; translation: MPPKDPEVEKLKKELQDAIAKVQADQKTKADTTMEGVLGDLADMPRSRPSCKKMCKGHLNKVNSVHFSGDSRHLVSGSLDGKLIIWDIYTGNKTQIIPLMSSWVMSVAFSSSGNFVASGGMDNQCTIHDINNRDSTGAAKVARELVGYEGFLSSIRFLDDSNIITGSGDMKVIHWDFNTGKKVTEFFGHSGDVATMSLAPDNNTFVTGSVDRTMKLWDVREPDTCKQTFWGHTSDVNSVYFHPSGHAIATGSEDKTARLWDIRSDQQIAEYKPPTANSGFTSCVLSASGRIILCGSDDNTIHYWDTMKGAHQGQLQGHENRITSLAMSGSGIAFASCSWDMNVRVWGA